A region from the Deltaproteobacteria bacterium genome encodes:
- a CDS encoding cyclase family protein: MTAQTRGWLDVSVPIRDGMVRWPDNPSIQLERTMDLAAGDEATVSRLSLGVHSGTHVDAPLHFIQGAAGIDEVPLENLIGRARVLDIHNPSSIGVAELRPLEPRAGERLLFRTRNSERSWPSQPFLEDFVFLSLEGAKYLVGCGVRTVGIDYLSIAGMKEGVPTHRALLEAGIGIIEGLDLHAVAPGVYELLCLPLRLAGADGAPARALLRPV, encoded by the coding sequence ATGACTGCGCAGACTCGAGGCTGGCTGGATGTCTCCGTGCCCATACGCGACGGCATGGTCCGCTGGCCCGACAACCCGAGCATCCAGCTCGAACGAACGATGGACCTGGCGGCCGGCGACGAGGCCACCGTCTCCAGGCTCTCGCTCGGCGTGCACAGCGGCACCCACGTCGACGCGCCTTTGCATTTCATACAAGGCGCCGCAGGGATCGACGAGGTGCCCCTCGAGAACCTGATCGGTCGCGCGCGCGTGCTGGACATTCACAATCCAAGCTCCATCGGCGTGGCCGAGCTGCGTCCGCTCGAGCCCCGTGCGGGCGAGCGGCTGCTCTTTCGCACGCGCAACTCCGAGCGCAGCTGGCCAAGCCAGCCCTTCCTCGAAGACTTCGTCTTCCTGTCGCTCGAAGGCGCGAAGTACCTCGTGGGCTGCGGCGTTCGCACGGTCGGTATTGATTACCTCTCCATCGCCGGAATGAAGGAGGGCGTCCCCACGCACCGCGCGCTGCTCGAGGCAGGCATCGGCATCATCGAAGGCCTCGACCTTCACGCCGTCGCACCTGGTGTTTACGAGTTGCTCTGCTTGCCCCTTCGCCTCGCAGGCGCCGACGGTGCTCCTGCGCGGGCGTTGCTGCGCCCCGTTTGA
- a CDS encoding response regulator, whose product MLTPWDGGGVMTEINPGILIGAAGTLSGLLMAGLALAISRAPGWRELRAFSFVATAAAAYSFFNLSNVVTLSERDVLVGERLALASSLLYGLGWIRLFAISERRLLRTIENAAVFAIAVMAFLAVLPGTLVVGPLQQVRVEWIGVTYTHAEATPLGLFCLAFLFVAILGTAFGGGRRWRDGWHARLPMIGATVLVLTGICDTLTFTHVIAIPQMTEAMTVLVVGGIGMSYARRFVEDAGRLDALSKNLEQEVASRTRQLLEAQARADQHERLAGLGRIAAGVAHEINNPAMVILQNLEQLELQLEEAKAPATRERIERVRAATQHISAIVSQLLEVGRPPSSTTTPATAFAVAPVVSQAIAAASVSTAGIQVEVSVDGSLYARGDPRLLQQVIVNLLVNAAHALKERPAPGGVLIHAVRAGERVQLTVADDGPGISPAVRDRLFEPFATTKPVGEGTGLGLAVSRGLMVRQGGTLFVGRSDHEGTEMVLELPAAELASSPSATAPPTPASVPSAKRLRVLVIEDNDDLREVMTLALAPSFQVDAAASVDQALEVAAKSLHDVVLCDLMMPEGGAESWLARCTSIDPRLDPRTIVMTGGPTTPPAAALVEARRPNVLYKPAELAELQALIERVSRRA is encoded by the coding sequence ATGCTGACGCCTTGGGACGGCGGTGGCGTGATGACAGAGATCAACCCGGGGATTTTGATTGGCGCGGCCGGCACGCTGAGCGGCCTGTTGATGGCCGGTCTCGCGCTCGCGATCTCCCGAGCACCTGGGTGGCGCGAGCTCCGAGCGTTCTCGTTCGTCGCCACGGCCGCCGCGGCGTATTCCTTCTTCAATCTCTCCAACGTGGTCACGTTGAGCGAACGCGACGTGCTGGTCGGTGAGCGCCTCGCCCTCGCGTCCTCCCTGCTCTACGGCCTCGGTTGGATTCGGCTCTTCGCCATCTCTGAACGCCGGCTGCTTCGCACCATCGAGAACGCCGCCGTCTTCGCGATCGCGGTCATGGCCTTCTTGGCCGTCCTGCCGGGCACGCTTGTGGTGGGGCCGCTGCAGCAGGTTCGCGTCGAGTGGATCGGCGTGACCTACACGCACGCCGAGGCCACGCCGCTGGGGCTCTTCTGCTTGGCGTTCCTCTTCGTCGCCATCCTCGGCACGGCGTTCGGCGGCGGTCGACGTTGGCGCGATGGCTGGCACGCGCGCCTGCCCATGATCGGCGCGACAGTCCTGGTGCTCACCGGCATCTGCGACACGCTGACGTTCACCCACGTCATCGCCATTCCCCAGATGACGGAAGCGATGACGGTGCTGGTCGTGGGAGGCATCGGCATGAGCTACGCGCGCAGGTTCGTGGAGGACGCGGGCCGGCTCGATGCGCTCTCCAAGAACCTCGAGCAAGAGGTGGCCTCGCGCACGCGCCAGCTCCTCGAGGCGCAGGCGCGGGCCGATCAACACGAGCGCCTGGCGGGGCTGGGCCGGATCGCGGCTGGCGTCGCGCACGAGATCAACAACCCGGCGATGGTCATCCTCCAGAACCTGGAGCAGCTCGAGCTGCAGCTCGAGGAGGCAAAGGCGCCGGCGACGCGAGAGCGCATCGAGCGGGTTCGCGCGGCCACGCAGCACATCTCGGCGATCGTGAGCCAGCTCCTGGAGGTCGGTCGGCCGCCCTCTTCCACGACCACGCCGGCGACCGCGTTTGCCGTCGCCCCCGTGGTGAGCCAGGCCATCGCGGCCGCGTCCGTCTCGACGGCCGGGATTCAGGTCGAGGTGTCCGTGGATGGTTCGCTCTACGCGCGCGGCGACCCGCGGCTCTTGCAGCAGGTGATCGTGAACCTTCTGGTTAATGCCGCGCACGCGCTGAAGGAGCGGCCGGCACCAGGCGGCGTTCTCATCCACGCGGTGCGCGCGGGAGAGCGCGTGCAGCTCACGGTCGCCGACGATGGTCCGGGCATCTCTCCGGCAGTGCGCGATCGGCTGTTCGAGCCGTTCGCGACGACGAAGCCCGTCGGCGAGGGCACGGGTCTGGGCCTGGCTGTCTCGCGAGGCCTGATGGTTCGGCAAGGGGGCACGCTCTTCGTTGGGCGTTCGGATCACGAGGGCACTGAGATGGTGCTGGAGCTTCCGGCCGCCGAGCTCGCGAGCTCGCCCAGCGCGACGGCGCCGCCGACGCCTGCGAGTGTCCCGAGCGCGAAGCGACTTCGCGTGCTGGTGATTGAAGACAACGACGATCTGCGTGAGGTCATGACGCTGGCGCTCGCGCCGTCGTTCCAGGTCGACGCGGCCGCGTCGGTGGATCAAGCGCTCGAGGTGGCCGCCAAGTCGCTGCACGACGTGGTGCTCTGCGACTTGATGATGCCCGAGGGCGGCGCCGAGAGCTGGCTCGCGCGCTGCACATCAATCGATCCGCGGCTCGACCCGCGCACCATCGTGATGACCGGCGGTCCGACGACGCCTCCCGCTGCCGCGCTCGTCGAGGCTCGCCGGCCGAACGTGCTCTACAAGCCCGCCGAGCTCGCTGAGCTTCAAGCGCTCATCGAGCGGGTGTCGCGGAGGGCCTGA
- a CDS encoding ferric reductase-like transmembrane domain-containing protein: MATLTRETWTAPRLQRGEARRWFKATYGLRGTLWIVIYLFFILAPLFALLLGAWPPHRGFGTELSVAFGYAGLAMMGLQFGLTARFRFVTEPWGEDVIYHFHRQISLVAVALVVAHPIILFIVRPELIALLNSFTAPWRARFAALSTYSLIALVVMAIWRAKLKLSYEAWHVTHVVLALLAVGAGVLHMIGWSFYLQDPWKRGLWIGLTLFWIALLVYVRLIKPWFILRRPYRVREVRAERGDSFTLVMQPEGHPGMQFSPGQFAWLTVYGSPFKISAHPFSISSSAAATDGSVELTIRKLGDFTNDIDRVPEGRRVFLDGPYGAFTMGDPSDVHVLIAGGVGITPMMSMLRTLADRGDKRPIVLLYGSRDWESVTFREELESLKSRLALTVVHVLSQPPEGWTGEKGYVDADLLRRHLPRPYVEHDYFICGPDLMMDAVEKALGQMGVPIHKYHSERYSFV, translated from the coding sequence ATGGCGACGCTCACGCGAGAGACCTGGACCGCACCTCGCCTTCAGCGTGGCGAGGCGCGCCGCTGGTTCAAGGCCACCTACGGCCTCCGCGGGACACTGTGGATTGTCATTTACCTGTTCTTCATTCTGGCGCCGCTGTTCGCGCTCCTTCTGGGCGCGTGGCCGCCGCACCGCGGCTTCGGGACCGAGCTCTCCGTGGCGTTCGGCTACGCGGGCCTGGCGATGATGGGCCTGCAGTTCGGTCTGACCGCGCGGTTTCGCTTTGTCACCGAGCCCTGGGGCGAAGACGTCATCTACCACTTCCATCGACAGATCTCGCTCGTCGCCGTGGCCTTGGTCGTGGCGCATCCCATCATCTTGTTCATTGTTCGCCCGGAGCTGATCGCGCTGCTCAACTCGTTCACCGCCCCGTGGCGCGCCCGCTTCGCTGCGCTCTCGACGTATTCACTCATCGCGCTCGTGGTGATGGCCATCTGGCGCGCGAAGTTGAAGCTCAGCTACGAGGCCTGGCACGTCACGCATGTGGTGCTCGCCCTTCTGGCCGTCGGTGCGGGCGTGCTGCACATGATCGGCTGGAGCTTCTACCTCCAGGATCCCTGGAAGCGTGGATTGTGGATTGGCTTGACGCTCTTCTGGATTGCGTTGTTGGTGTACGTGCGGCTCATCAAGCCGTGGTTCATTCTTCGCAGGCCCTATCGCGTCCGCGAGGTTCGCGCCGAGCGCGGCGACAGCTTCACCCTGGTGATGCAGCCGGAGGGACATCCGGGCATGCAATTCAGCCCGGGCCAATTCGCTTGGCTCACGGTCTATGGCTCGCCGTTCAAGATCAGCGCGCACCCGTTCAGCATCTCCTCGAGCGCCGCAGCGACCGACGGTTCTGTCGAGCTCACCATTCGCAAGCTCGGCGACTTCACGAATGACATCGATCGCGTGCCCGAAGGCAGACGCGTGTTCCTCGATGGCCCGTACGGCGCGTTCACGATGGGCGACCCATCTGACGTCCACGTGCTCATCGCGGGCGGCGTGGGCATCACGCCGATGATGAGCATGCTCCGGACCCTCGCCGATCGCGGGGACAAGCGTCCCATCGTCCTGCTCTACGGAAGCCGCGATTGGGAGTCGGTGACGTTTCGCGAAGAGCTCGAGAGCCTGAAGTCGAGGCTCGCGCTGACCGTGGTGCATGTGCTCTCCCAGCCGCCCGAGGGCTGGACGGGCGAGAAGGGCTACGTCGACGCCGACCTGCTTCGGCGCCACCTGCCGCGTCCCTATGTAGAGCACGACTACTTCATCTGCGGACCCGACTTGATGATGGATGCCGTCGAGAAGGCGCTCGGACAGATGGGAGTGCCGATTCATAAGTACCACTCGGAGCGCTACAGCTTCGTCTAG
- the adhP gene encoding alcohol dehydrogenase AdhP, whose translation MKAMVVEKLRAPLVPRDLPEPQLRGPNDVIVKVHACGVCHTDLHAAHGDWPVKPKLPLIPGHEGVGVIEKVGKLVTHLKEGDRVGVPWLHTACGLCSACLSGWETLCPNQQMTGYTVDGSYAEKVVADGRYVGKIPDGLDLAEISPHFCAGVTTYKAVKLGGASPDKTVLISGVGGLGHMALQYAKVEGARTIAVDVEEHALALARQLGADETINARSQDVGKAVQKLGGADVVIATAVSTASFRSSFDALKPGGKLVIVGLPPEEMPVSVFDLVLKGISVIGSIVGTRKDLQETLDLAARGLVKCNYTVEPLDAANDIFDRMQAGKIDGRVVMQIA comes from the coding sequence ATGAAGGCCATGGTCGTCGAGAAGCTGCGCGCGCCGCTGGTTCCGCGCGACCTCCCCGAGCCGCAGCTTCGCGGTCCGAATGACGTCATCGTCAAGGTTCACGCTTGCGGCGTCTGTCATACCGACTTGCATGCGGCCCACGGAGATTGGCCGGTGAAGCCGAAGCTGCCGCTCATCCCGGGGCACGAGGGCGTGGGCGTGATCGAAAAGGTGGGCAAGCTGGTGACGCACCTCAAAGAGGGCGACCGGGTGGGAGTGCCCTGGCTTCACACAGCGTGTGGGTTGTGCTCGGCCTGCCTCTCGGGCTGGGAGACGCTATGTCCGAACCAGCAGATGACCGGCTACACCGTCGACGGCAGCTACGCCGAGAAGGTGGTCGCCGACGGTCGGTACGTCGGAAAGATCCCCGACGGCCTCGACCTCGCGGAGATCAGCCCGCACTTCTGCGCCGGCGTGACGACGTACAAGGCCGTGAAGCTCGGCGGCGCTTCGCCCGACAAGACAGTCCTCATCTCGGGCGTGGGCGGGCTCGGCCACATGGCCTTGCAGTACGCCAAGGTCGAGGGCGCGCGAACGATCGCCGTCGACGTCGAGGAACACGCGCTGGCGCTCGCAAGACAGCTCGGCGCAGACGAGACCATCAACGCCAGGTCGCAGGACGTCGGCAAGGCCGTTCAGAAGCTCGGCGGCGCAGACGTGGTCATCGCGACCGCGGTGTCGACCGCTTCGTTTCGCTCATCGTTCGACGCGCTGAAGCCAGGCGGGAAACTGGTGATCGTCGGGCTCCCGCCGGAGGAGATGCCGGTGTCGGTGTTTGACCTGGTGCTCAAGGGCATCAGCGTGATCGGCTCCATCGTCGGGACCCGAAAGGATCTCCAGGAGACGCTGGACCTGGCTGCGCGCGGACTCGTGAAATGCAACTACACCGTCGAGCCGCTCGACGCGGCCAACGACATCTTCGACCGGATGCAGGCCGGGAAGATTGATGGCCGCGTGGTGATGCAGATTGCCTGA
- a CDS encoding TonB-dependent receptor gives MAVIALLALALTASGPVDAGAEPPAPMAVTPPVALEMPQIDYPADAPPLHAPSQVTVMITVGVDGMVSDIEVQTSLEPKADATVVEGVKKFRFKPATANGEPVPVRLPFTQTFMPPPPPPMPDEPQRDAVLEGLLIERGTRNPVVRATIIVTDPDGHDVQTQSDEKGAFNVAVRSGLPLKVQVFGDTHEKFLQTERVGKGVRLAVKYLLTRKSYDPYEATVRSDRDRTEVSRTTLSGRELTRVPGTFGDPFRAVNTLPGVSQVMSLLPLPIVRGSSPGDTGIFLDGVRLPLLFHLFGGPSVVHPELIDHVDFYPGGFPVQYGGYTGGIIDGQTRAGKPDEHKIDIDVNLVQTGVLVREPIEPLGVTVTAAGRTGYPGLILSLLTPDLKLAYWDYQLRLDGGPSLNRWTVFAYGAEDVVRVRTSDTAPLLTVALFTFHRVDLRYRHGDAESNQLFRVVLGYDNSLLATDSDRSVGSGSGGKVWSINPQARVHQQVASVLDLNAGADVTVSTINAPPDGGAPSALNTLENPDGTFTTAGVFVEAVLRPAPKLSVIPGVRADLYHETGTPQTVNQTSLDPRLMARYVLSDAEVGGTTLKGVVGRFHQPPRLFVPVPGLEQSSLDLGLLASTQTSIGAETRLGASSDLDFNLYYNDNNPVLFDLTVNPSVSSVQQPQPTYAPWQLGPPTAGNSQPQSISDLYTRRVGRAYGAELLLRHRDSNGIFGWISYTLSRSERQNDDGTWGPSDFDRTHILNFVAGIRLPRNWEFGSRVLVQTGTPLTTIFGSNISRSDPEFQLDLRIDKRAVWNTWLLDFYVDILNTTVSQETGGIIGGNAIRYVLPTVGFRAVL, from the coding sequence GTGGCGGTGATCGCGCTCCTCGCCCTCGCGCTGACTGCTTCCGGTCCTGTCGACGCCGGTGCGGAGCCGCCTGCGCCCATGGCCGTCACGCCGCCCGTGGCCCTCGAGATGCCGCAGATCGACTACCCGGCCGACGCGCCGCCATTGCACGCGCCGAGTCAGGTCACGGTGATGATCACCGTAGGCGTCGATGGAATGGTCAGCGACATCGAAGTCCAGACCAGCCTCGAGCCCAAGGCCGATGCGACCGTCGTCGAAGGTGTGAAGAAGTTCCGCTTCAAGCCTGCGACGGCGAACGGTGAACCGGTGCCCGTGCGTCTGCCATTCACGCAGACCTTCATGCCGCCGCCTCCACCGCCGATGCCCGACGAGCCGCAGCGCGACGCGGTCCTCGAGGGACTCCTCATCGAGCGCGGCACGCGAAATCCCGTCGTGCGCGCGACCATCATCGTCACCGATCCCGATGGGCACGATGTGCAGACCCAGAGCGATGAGAAGGGTGCGTTCAACGTCGCGGTCCGCTCGGGGCTGCCTTTGAAAGTGCAGGTCTTCGGGGACACGCACGAGAAGTTTCTGCAGACCGAGCGCGTCGGCAAAGGCGTGCGGCTGGCTGTGAAGTACCTGCTCACGCGCAAGAGCTACGACCCGTACGAAGCAACCGTGCGCAGCGATCGCGACCGCACCGAGGTCTCACGAACCACGCTCTCCGGACGCGAGCTCACGCGCGTGCCCGGCACCTTCGGCGATCCGTTCCGCGCGGTGAACACGCTGCCGGGCGTGAGCCAGGTGATGAGCCTGCTCCCGCTCCCCATCGTGCGCGGCTCGAGCCCGGGCGATACGGGCATCTTCCTCGACGGCGTCCGGCTCCCGCTGCTCTTCCACCTCTTCGGCGGACCGAGCGTGGTGCACCCCGAGCTCATCGATCACGTCGACTTCTATCCGGGCGGCTTCCCCGTGCAGTACGGCGGCTACACCGGTGGAATCATCGACGGCCAGACGCGCGCTGGAAAACCCGACGAGCACAAGATCGATATCGACGTGAACCTCGTGCAGACCGGCGTGCTGGTGCGCGAGCCCATCGAGCCTCTCGGCGTGACCGTCACCGCCGCGGGGCGCACGGGCTATCCGGGACTCATCTTGAGCCTGCTCACGCCCGACTTGAAGCTCGCCTATTGGGACTATCAACTTCGCCTCGACGGCGGCCCATCCTTGAACCGCTGGACGGTCTTCGCCTACGGCGCGGAGGACGTCGTTCGCGTGCGCACGAGCGACACCGCCCCGCTGCTCACGGTGGCGCTCTTCACCTTCCACCGCGTGGATCTGCGCTACCGCCACGGCGACGCCGAGTCTAACCAGCTCTTCCGCGTGGTGCTCGGCTACGACAACAGCCTGCTCGCGACCGACAGCGATCGCTCGGTTGGCTCGGGTAGCGGCGGCAAGGTCTGGTCGATCAATCCGCAAGCGCGCGTTCACCAGCAGGTCGCGAGCGTGCTCGACCTGAACGCCGGCGCGGACGTCACCGTGTCGACCATCAACGCGCCACCCGACGGCGGCGCGCCGAGCGCGCTCAACACCCTCGAGAATCCCGACGGCACGTTCACCACTGCGGGCGTGTTCGTCGAGGCGGTGCTGCGCCCCGCGCCGAAGCTCTCGGTCATCCCCGGCGTGCGCGCGGACCTGTACCACGAGACGGGAACGCCGCAGACCGTGAACCAGACCAGCCTCGACCCGCGCTTGATGGCCCGCTACGTGCTCTCCGATGCGGAGGTCGGCGGAACCACGCTCAAGGGCGTCGTGGGGCGCTTCCACCAGCCGCCGCGGCTGTTCGTTCCGGTCCCGGGCCTGGAGCAGTCCTCACTGGATCTGGGGCTCCTCGCGTCGACCCAGACCAGCATCGGCGCGGAGACGAGGCTCGGCGCCTCGAGCGATCTCGACTTCAATCTCTATTATAATGATAACAACCCAGTGCTCTTCGACCTCACGGTCAACCCGAGCGTCAGCAGCGTGCAGCAGCCGCAGCCGACCTATGCGCCCTGGCAGCTCGGGCCGCCGACAGCGGGAAACTCACAGCCGCAATCCATCTCCGACCTGTACACGCGCCGCGTGGGCCGCGCGTACGGCGCGGAGCTGCTCTTGCGACACCGCGACTCGAACGGAATCTTCGGTTGGATCAGCTACACGCTCTCGCGCTCGGAGCGACAGAATGACGACGGCACCTGGGGCCCTTCGGACTTCGACCGAACGCACATCCTCAACTTCGTTGCAGGCATTCGCCTACCGAGAAACTGGGAGTTCGGCTCGCGCGTGCTCGTCCAGACGGGCACGCCGCTGACGACCATCTTCGGCTCGAATATCTCGCGCAGCGATCCCGAGTTCCAGCTCGACCTGCGCATCGACAAGCGCGCGGTGTGGAACACGTGGCTGCTCGACTTCTACGTCGACATCCTCAACACCACGGTGTCCCAGGAGACCGGCGGCATCATCGGCGGCAACGCGATTCGCTACGTGCTGCCCACCGTGGGCTTCCGCGCGGTGCTCTGA
- a CDS encoding DUF695 domain-containing protein, protein MSDAIHDFWTWWKTHNESYAHAFDSHQPLSDELIGEMNERVAAISKNLDWEFGPGSKSRHHLCLSAGGDPVLRVITERWLKKGPPASEVWEYYPARQPHGSAGISLRFDGHDIPLDKYQFEIVEDTNREVLDIQAFHPSFAAMKDENARGQALFISLDNLLGEDGVEQWLGDIKVVDASPANAASSADLRDRMNELASRAKGDRWCSMQGERDGRPSFVTANLAVKRMQHLLLEMHLTVTLPFAKPNEHGLPTKEESTALDALEDELFATLDAHALYLGRMTGNGVRTLHFRVMEGGPAPSLVERWAEKHKDKKRVFEIHMDPRWEKRAWR, encoded by the coding sequence ATGAGCGACGCCATCCACGACTTCTGGACCTGGTGGAAGACCCACAACGAGTCCTACGCGCACGCCTTCGACAGCCACCAGCCGCTCTCGGATGAGCTCATCGGCGAGATGAACGAGCGCGTGGCCGCCATCTCCAAGAACCTCGATTGGGAGTTCGGTCCCGGGTCGAAGAGCCGGCACCATCTCTGCCTGAGCGCCGGGGGCGATCCCGTCCTGCGGGTGATAACCGAGCGATGGCTGAAGAAGGGGCCGCCCGCGTCCGAGGTCTGGGAGTACTACCCGGCGCGCCAGCCGCACGGCTCGGCGGGAATTTCCCTTCGCTTCGACGGTCACGACATCCCACTTGATAAGTATCAATTCGAGATTGTCGAAGACACCAACCGCGAGGTGCTCGACATTCAGGCGTTTCATCCGTCCTTCGCAGCCATGAAGGACGAGAACGCGCGAGGACAGGCGCTCTTCATCAGCCTCGACAACCTGCTCGGCGAGGACGGCGTCGAGCAGTGGCTCGGAGACATCAAGGTCGTGGATGCGTCGCCGGCGAACGCAGCATCGAGCGCCGACCTTCGCGATCGTATGAACGAGCTCGCGTCGCGTGCGAAGGGAGATCGCTGGTGCAGCATGCAAGGCGAGCGGGATGGCCGACCATCGTTCGTCACCGCGAACCTCGCGGTGAAGCGGATGCAGCACCTGCTCCTCGAGATGCACCTGACGGTGACGCTGCCTTTCGCGAAGCCCAACGAACACGGACTGCCGACCAAAGAGGAGTCCACGGCGCTTGACGCCCTCGAGGATGAGCTCTTCGCCACCCTCGACGCGCACGCGCTCTACCTGGGACGAATGACAGGCAACGGCGTGCGCACCTTGCATTTCCGCGTGATGGAAGGTGGTCCGGCGCCCTCGCTCGTGGAGCGCTGGGCGGAGAAGCACAAGGACAAGAAAAGGGTCTTCGAGATTCACATGGACCCACGCTGGGAGAAGCGCGCGTGGCGGTAG
- a CDS encoding glycoside hydrolase family 15 protein, whose translation MATLLEDYGLIGDSTTLALISRDGSLDWMCLPRVDSDACFARLLGTDAHGYWKLRPAEEVLSIRQRYLPETLVLETEMTCTGGKVRLVDFMPPGDSHHDVVRIVEGVEGEVAMHLDLKVRFAYGKLNPWIQLHDHQATLTAGPDALAFSSPVELVPDWDEARLEAHFTVRPGQRLPFTLAYYPSHELRQHIPVDAERELARTVQHWQTWAGHCRYEGPYRDAVIRSFITLKALTYQPTGGILAAATTSVPEELGGVRNWDYRFCWLRDATFTLDALMLGGYHEEAHAWRDWLLRAIAGAPSQAQIMYGIAGRHRLTETTLPWLPGYEGSAPVRIGNAAYDQFQLDIYGEVLNSLYEARTHGIGQGIPILWNLLVEIVDFVEKNWQRTDEGIWEIRSDTHLHFTHSKLMAWVAMDRGVKFGEQFGHDAPERLLKRLNRWRATREEIRRDILARAYNARLGAFTQSYGSDALDASVLLISMMGLLPANDPRMVSTVAAIEKDLTVDGYVLRYATETGVDGLPGDEATFLICTYWLADNLIMQGKTRKAQGLFEKLLSIRSQLGLLAEEYHPRFGRQLGNYPQAYSHVGLIFTAFLLEAQRKGQELEVPSGAELVH comes from the coding sequence ATGGCGACCTTGCTCGAAGACTACGGACTCATCGGCGACTCCACGACCCTGGCGCTCATCTCCCGGGACGGCTCGCTCGACTGGATGTGCCTCCCACGCGTGGACTCCGACGCCTGCTTCGCCAGGCTGCTCGGAACCGACGCCCACGGCTATTGGAAGCTGCGCCCCGCGGAGGAGGTGCTCTCCATCCGCCAGCGCTATCTCCCCGAGACGCTCGTGCTCGAGACGGAGATGACCTGCACGGGCGGCAAGGTTCGCCTCGTGGACTTCATGCCTCCCGGCGATTCGCATCACGATGTGGTCCGCATCGTGGAAGGCGTGGAAGGCGAAGTGGCGATGCACCTCGATCTCAAGGTCCGCTTCGCCTACGGCAAGCTCAATCCCTGGATTCAGCTGCATGACCACCAGGCCACGCTCACGGCAGGCCCAGACGCGCTCGCCTTCTCGAGCCCCGTGGAGCTCGTGCCCGATTGGGACGAGGCTCGCCTCGAAGCGCACTTCACCGTTCGCCCCGGCCAGCGGCTGCCCTTCACGCTTGCGTACTACCCATCGCACGAGCTCCGCCAGCACATCCCCGTCGACGCCGAGCGCGAGCTGGCCCGCACGGTTCAACACTGGCAAACGTGGGCCGGACACTGCCGCTACGAGGGCCCCTATCGCGACGCCGTGATCCGCTCGTTCATCACGCTCAAAGCTCTTACTTATCAGCCGACCGGCGGCATCCTCGCTGCGGCCACCACTTCGGTGCCCGAAGAGCTCGGCGGCGTCCGCAATTGGGACTATCGGTTCTGCTGGCTGCGCGACGCCACGTTCACGCTCGACGCGCTGATGCTCGGCGGCTACCACGAAGAGGCGCACGCCTGGCGCGACTGGCTCCTGCGCGCCATCGCGGGAGCCCCCTCGCAGGCCCAGATCATGTACGGCATCGCCGGCCGCCACCGCCTCACCGAGACCACCCTCCCCTGGCTCCCCGGCTACGAAGGCTCCGCGCCCGTGCGCATCGGCAATGCGGCATACGACCAGTTCCAGCTCGACATCTACGGCGAGGTCCTCAACAGCCTCTATGAAGCGCGGACGCACGGCATCGGGCAAGGCATTCCGATACTTTGGAATCTCCTCGTGGAGATCGTCGACTTCGTGGAGAAGAACTGGCAGCGCACCGACGAGGGCATCTGGGAGATTCGCAGCGACACCCATCTCCACTTCACGCACTCCAAGCTCATGGCCTGGGTGGCGATGGACCGCGGCGTGAAGTTCGGCGAGCAGTTCGGCCACGACGCGCCGGAGCGGTTGCTCAAGCGGCTGAACCGCTGGCGCGCCACGCGCGAAGAGATCCGCCGCGACATCCTCGCGCGCGCCTACAACGCACGCCTCGGCGCGTTCACGCAGTCGTACGGCTCCGACGCGCTCGACGCGAGCGTGCTCCTCATCTCCATGATGGGCCTGCTGCCCGCCAACGACCCGCGGATGGTGTCGACCGTGGCGGCCATCGAGAAGGACCTCACCGTCGATGGCTACGTGCTGCGCTACGCCACGGAGACCGGCGTGGACGGCCTGCCCGGCGACGAGGCGACCTTCCTCATCTGCACCTACTGGCTCGCCGACAACCTCATCATGCAAGGCAAGACGAGGAAAGCGCAGGGCCTCTTCGAGAAGCTGCTCTCCATTCGCAGCCAGCTCGGTCTGCTGGCCGAGGAGTACCACCCGCGGTTCGGCCGGCAGCTCGGGAACTACCCGCAGGCGTACTCACACGTGGGCCTCATCTTCACCGCGTTCTTGCTCGAGGCGCAGCGCAAGGGTCAGGAGCTCGAGGTTCCGTCGGGCGCCGAGCTGGTGCACTGA